The following coding sequences are from one Eleginops maclovinus isolate JMC-PN-2008 ecotype Puerto Natales chromosome 13, JC_Emac_rtc_rv5, whole genome shotgun sequence window:
- the cspg5b gene encoding chondroitin sulfate proteoglycan 5b isoform X3 translates to MARSDSRLCTWQVILTISMVIVPLSAHGRHSLSRHHHHHNQSSVNKEALNTRMVLSDDSAERDHLIGLGAKLPLSATKHHRSHKHAHLDVAEEDPPVGEELTAGGAGPDQPGNPMSDEVITVEFHSPAPDVVPSDIDLDWAKAPQPQKQKGGDPTAWTLSDFYDYLSPDNDVSALDATPEPEPTPSPPPDMEDENPLLAGSPAVPENVRPNVDSGPSVPAPSMPAPDKDDGLGLGGAMGADGCRLGYVRSGPGVCVSQCDIEPNFCLNGGVCTVVAGMGAFCRCNVQEYIWNKGTRCDWAITEFQVMCVVVGMASVVLIFLFMIIVCFAKKLHRLKNENKRLRKRRCVTGSKYRPQSSEPQTDGLSVSTTADGSQPNVRKLCDTPPLAPQAHTHNLAYYDNIICQDDPQKQEDPAKSAQAKEEGSMNILNSHSPKHENNRPTSVAHDQGHTPNNTEENAEVNSLQNNLV, encoded by the exons ATGGCGCGCAGTGACAGTCGTTTGTGCACCTGGCAGGTGATACTGACCATCTCAATGGTCATCGTCCCCCTGTCTGCTCACG GGAGGCATTCTCTGTCAAGGCACCATCATCACCACAACCAATCATCTGTCAACAAGGAGGCCTTGAACACCAGGATGGTGCTCAGTGATGACTCGGCAGAGAGGGACCACCTGATTGGGCTTGGGGCTAAACTCCCACTCAGCGCCACGAAACATCACCGTTCTCATAAACATGCCCACCTAGACGTTGCTGAGGAAGACCCACCTGTGGGGGAGGAGCTCACTGCCGGTGGGGCGGGTCCAGACCAGCCCGGAAACCCAATGTCTGATGAAGTCATCACCGTGGAGTTTCACAGCCCTGCGCCGGATGTTGTGCCCTCTGACATTGATCTGGATTGGGCCAAAGCCCCTCAACCCCAGAAGCAAAAAGGAGGAGACCCAACTGCATGGACGCTGTCTGACTTTTACGACTACCTGTCTCCTGATAACGACGTCTCAGCCTTGGATGCGACCCCAGAACCTGAGCCCACCCCTTCACCCCCGCCTGACATGGAAGATGAGAACCCTCTCCTGGCTggttctcctgctgttcctgaAAATGTGCGGCCTAACGTGGACAGCGGGCCCTCCGTGCCAGCTCCCTCCATGCCGGCGCCAGACAAAGATGATGGGTTAGGCTTAGGTGGCGCCATGGGGGCCGACGGCTGCAGGCTTGGCTATGTTCGCTCTGGACCTGGagtctgtgtgtctcagtgtgacATTGAACCCAATTTCTGCCTCAATGGAGGAGTTTGCACTGTGGTGGCAGGAATGGGAGCTTTCTGCAG GTGCAATGTGCAGGAGTACATATGGAACAAAGGCACGCGCTGTGATTGGGCGATCACAGAGTTCCAGGTGATGTGCGTGGTTGTGGGCATGGCCTCAGTGGtgctcatcttcctcttcatgATCATTGTATGCTTTGCCAAGAAGCTGCACCGCCTCAAGAACGAGAACAAGCGCCTTCGCAAACGCAGGTGTGTGACTGGGAG TAAATACCGCCCACAGAGCAGCGAGCCACAGACAGACGGCCTGTCTGTGTCCACAACAGCCGACGGCTCGCAGCCAAACGTAAGGAAACTGTGCGACACCCCTCCGCTCGCTCCCCAAGCTCACACTCACAACCTGGCATACTATGACAACATTATCTGTCAG GATGACCCTCAGAAGCAGGAGGACCCAGCAAAGTCCGCCCAAGCTAAGGAAGAGGGTTCAATGAACATCCTCAACTCTCATTCCCCCAAACACGAGAACAACCGTCCAACCTCTGTCGCCCACGACCAGGGCCACACCCCTAACAACACAGAGGAGAACGCCGAGGTAAACTCGCTCCAGAACAACCTAGTATAA
- the cspg5b gene encoding chondroitin sulfate proteoglycan 5b isoform X4 → MARSDSRLCTWQVILTISMVIVPLSAHGRHSLSRHHHHHNQSSVNKEALNTRMVLSDDSAERDHLIGLGAKLPLSATKHHRSHKHAHLDVAEEDPPVGEELTAGGAGPDQPGNPMSDEVITVEFHSPAPDVVPSDIDLDWAKAPQPQKQKGGDPTAWTLSDFYDYLSPDNDVSALDATPEPEPTPSPPPDMEDENPLLAGSPAVPENVRPNVDSGPSVPAPSMPAPDKDDGLGLGGAMGADGCRLGYVRSGPGVCVSQCDIEPNFCLNGGVCTVVAGMGAFCRCNVQEYIWNKGTRCDWAITEFQVMCVVVGMASVVLIFLFMIIVCFAKKLHRLKNENKRLRKRSKYRPQSSEPQTDGLSVSTTADGSQPNVRKLCDTPPLAPQAHTHNLAYYDNIICQDDPQKQEDPAKSAQAKEEGSMNILNSHSPKHENNRPTSVAHDQGHTPNNTEENAEVNSLQNNLV, encoded by the exons ATGGCGCGCAGTGACAGTCGTTTGTGCACCTGGCAGGTGATACTGACCATCTCAATGGTCATCGTCCCCCTGTCTGCTCACG GGAGGCATTCTCTGTCAAGGCACCATCATCACCACAACCAATCATCTGTCAACAAGGAGGCCTTGAACACCAGGATGGTGCTCAGTGATGACTCGGCAGAGAGGGACCACCTGATTGGGCTTGGGGCTAAACTCCCACTCAGCGCCACGAAACATCACCGTTCTCATAAACATGCCCACCTAGACGTTGCTGAGGAAGACCCACCTGTGGGGGAGGAGCTCACTGCCGGTGGGGCGGGTCCAGACCAGCCCGGAAACCCAATGTCTGATGAAGTCATCACCGTGGAGTTTCACAGCCCTGCGCCGGATGTTGTGCCCTCTGACATTGATCTGGATTGGGCCAAAGCCCCTCAACCCCAGAAGCAAAAAGGAGGAGACCCAACTGCATGGACGCTGTCTGACTTTTACGACTACCTGTCTCCTGATAACGACGTCTCAGCCTTGGATGCGACCCCAGAACCTGAGCCCACCCCTTCACCCCCGCCTGACATGGAAGATGAGAACCCTCTCCTGGCTggttctcctgctgttcctgaAAATGTGCGGCCTAACGTGGACAGCGGGCCCTCCGTGCCAGCTCCCTCCATGCCGGCGCCAGACAAAGATGATGGGTTAGGCTTAGGTGGCGCCATGGGGGCCGACGGCTGCAGGCTTGGCTATGTTCGCTCTGGACCTGGagtctgtgtgtctcagtgtgacATTGAACCCAATTTCTGCCTCAATGGAGGAGTTTGCACTGTGGTGGCAGGAATGGGAGCTTTCTGCAG GTGCAATGTGCAGGAGTACATATGGAACAAAGGCACGCGCTGTGATTGGGCGATCACAGAGTTCCAGGTGATGTGCGTGGTTGTGGGCATGGCCTCAGTGGtgctcatcttcctcttcatgATCATTGTATGCTTTGCCAAGAAGCTGCACCGCCTCAAGAACGAGAACAAGCGCCTTCGCAAACGCAG TAAATACCGCCCACAGAGCAGCGAGCCACAGACAGACGGCCTGTCTGTGTCCACAACAGCCGACGGCTCGCAGCCAAACGTAAGGAAACTGTGCGACACCCCTCCGCTCGCTCCCCAAGCTCACACTCACAACCTGGCATACTATGACAACATTATCTGTCAG GATGACCCTCAGAAGCAGGAGGACCCAGCAAAGTCCGCCCAAGCTAAGGAAGAGGGTTCAATGAACATCCTCAACTCTCATTCCCCCAAACACGAGAACAACCGTCCAACCTCTGTCGCCCACGACCAGGGCCACACCCCTAACAACACAGAGGAGAACGCCGAGGTAAACTCGCTCCAGAACAACCTAGTATAA
- the cspg5b gene encoding chondroitin sulfate proteoglycan 5b isoform X5: protein MARSDSRLCTWQVILTISMVIVPLSAHGRHSLSRHHHHHNQSSVNKEALNTRMVLSDDSAERDHLIGLGAKLPLSATKHHRSHKHAHLDVAEEDPPVGEELTAGGAGPDQPGNPMSDEVITVEFHSPAPDVVPSDIDLDWAKAPQPQKQKGGDPTAWTLSDFYDYLSPDNDVSALDATPEPEPTPSPPPDMEDENPLLAGSPAVPENVRPNVDSGPSVPAPSMPAPDKDDGLGLGGAMGADGCRLGYVRSGPGVCVSQCDIEPNFCLNGGVCTVVAGMGAFCRCNVQEYIWNKGTRCDWAITEFQVMCVVVGMASVVLIFLFMIIVCFAKKLHRLKNENKRLRKRRCVTGSKYRPQSSEPQTDGLSVSTTADGSQPNDDPQKQEDPAKSAQAKEEGSMNILNSHSPKHENNRPTSVAHDQGHTPNNTEENAEVNSLQNNLV from the exons ATGGCGCGCAGTGACAGTCGTTTGTGCACCTGGCAGGTGATACTGACCATCTCAATGGTCATCGTCCCCCTGTCTGCTCACG GGAGGCATTCTCTGTCAAGGCACCATCATCACCACAACCAATCATCTGTCAACAAGGAGGCCTTGAACACCAGGATGGTGCTCAGTGATGACTCGGCAGAGAGGGACCACCTGATTGGGCTTGGGGCTAAACTCCCACTCAGCGCCACGAAACATCACCGTTCTCATAAACATGCCCACCTAGACGTTGCTGAGGAAGACCCACCTGTGGGGGAGGAGCTCACTGCCGGTGGGGCGGGTCCAGACCAGCCCGGAAACCCAATGTCTGATGAAGTCATCACCGTGGAGTTTCACAGCCCTGCGCCGGATGTTGTGCCCTCTGACATTGATCTGGATTGGGCCAAAGCCCCTCAACCCCAGAAGCAAAAAGGAGGAGACCCAACTGCATGGACGCTGTCTGACTTTTACGACTACCTGTCTCCTGATAACGACGTCTCAGCCTTGGATGCGACCCCAGAACCTGAGCCCACCCCTTCACCCCCGCCTGACATGGAAGATGAGAACCCTCTCCTGGCTggttctcctgctgttcctgaAAATGTGCGGCCTAACGTGGACAGCGGGCCCTCCGTGCCAGCTCCCTCCATGCCGGCGCCAGACAAAGATGATGGGTTAGGCTTAGGTGGCGCCATGGGGGCCGACGGCTGCAGGCTTGGCTATGTTCGCTCTGGACCTGGagtctgtgtgtctcagtgtgacATTGAACCCAATTTCTGCCTCAATGGAGGAGTTTGCACTGTGGTGGCAGGAATGGGAGCTTTCTGCAG GTGCAATGTGCAGGAGTACATATGGAACAAAGGCACGCGCTGTGATTGGGCGATCACAGAGTTCCAGGTGATGTGCGTGGTTGTGGGCATGGCCTCAGTGGtgctcatcttcctcttcatgATCATTGTATGCTTTGCCAAGAAGCTGCACCGCCTCAAGAACGAGAACAAGCGCCTTCGCAAACGCAGGTGTGTGACTGGGAG TAAATACCGCCCACAGAGCAGCGAGCCACAGACAGACGGCCTGTCTGTGTCCACAACAGCCGACGGCTCGCAGCCAAAC GATGACCCTCAGAAGCAGGAGGACCCAGCAAAGTCCGCCCAAGCTAAGGAAGAGGGTTCAATGAACATCCTCAACTCTCATTCCCCCAAACACGAGAACAACCGTCCAACCTCTGTCGCCCACGACCAGGGCCACACCCCTAACAACACAGAGGAGAACGCCGAGGTAAACTCGCTCCAGAACAACCTAGTATAA
- the cspg5b gene encoding chondroitin sulfate proteoglycan 5b isoform X1 encodes MARSDSRLCTWQVILTISMVIVPLSAHGRHSLSRHHHHHNQSSVNKEALNTRMVLSDDSAERDHLIGLGAKLPLSATKHHRSHKHAHLDVAEEDPPVGEELTAGGAGPDQPGNPMSDEVITVEFHSPAPDVVPSDIDLDWAKAPQPQKQKGGDPTAWTLSDFYDYLSPDNDVSALDATPEPEPTPSPPPDMEDENPLLAGSPAVPENVRPNVDSGPSVPAPSMPAPDKDDGLGLGGAMGADGCRLGYVRSGPGVCVSQCDIEPNFCLNGGVCTVVAGMGAFCRCNVQEYIWNKGTRCDWAITEFQVMCVVVGMASVVLIFLFMIIVCFAKKLHRLKNENKRLRKRRCVTGSKYRPQSSEPQTDGLSVSTTADGSQPNVRKLCDTPPLAPQAHTHNLAYYDNIICQRPSTASYTWEYKPRYPYNNFQQLHSTCTDDPQKQEDPAKSAQAKEEGSMNILNSHSPKHENNRPTSVAHDQGHTPNNTEENAEVNSLQNNLV; translated from the exons ATGGCGCGCAGTGACAGTCGTTTGTGCACCTGGCAGGTGATACTGACCATCTCAATGGTCATCGTCCCCCTGTCTGCTCACG GGAGGCATTCTCTGTCAAGGCACCATCATCACCACAACCAATCATCTGTCAACAAGGAGGCCTTGAACACCAGGATGGTGCTCAGTGATGACTCGGCAGAGAGGGACCACCTGATTGGGCTTGGGGCTAAACTCCCACTCAGCGCCACGAAACATCACCGTTCTCATAAACATGCCCACCTAGACGTTGCTGAGGAAGACCCACCTGTGGGGGAGGAGCTCACTGCCGGTGGGGCGGGTCCAGACCAGCCCGGAAACCCAATGTCTGATGAAGTCATCACCGTGGAGTTTCACAGCCCTGCGCCGGATGTTGTGCCCTCTGACATTGATCTGGATTGGGCCAAAGCCCCTCAACCCCAGAAGCAAAAAGGAGGAGACCCAACTGCATGGACGCTGTCTGACTTTTACGACTACCTGTCTCCTGATAACGACGTCTCAGCCTTGGATGCGACCCCAGAACCTGAGCCCACCCCTTCACCCCCGCCTGACATGGAAGATGAGAACCCTCTCCTGGCTggttctcctgctgttcctgaAAATGTGCGGCCTAACGTGGACAGCGGGCCCTCCGTGCCAGCTCCCTCCATGCCGGCGCCAGACAAAGATGATGGGTTAGGCTTAGGTGGCGCCATGGGGGCCGACGGCTGCAGGCTTGGCTATGTTCGCTCTGGACCTGGagtctgtgtgtctcagtgtgacATTGAACCCAATTTCTGCCTCAATGGAGGAGTTTGCACTGTGGTGGCAGGAATGGGAGCTTTCTGCAG GTGCAATGTGCAGGAGTACATATGGAACAAAGGCACGCGCTGTGATTGGGCGATCACAGAGTTCCAGGTGATGTGCGTGGTTGTGGGCATGGCCTCAGTGGtgctcatcttcctcttcatgATCATTGTATGCTTTGCCAAGAAGCTGCACCGCCTCAAGAACGAGAACAAGCGCCTTCGCAAACGCAGGTGTGTGACTGGGAG TAAATACCGCCCACAGAGCAGCGAGCCACAGACAGACGGCCTGTCTGTGTCCACAACAGCCGACGGCTCGCAGCCAAACGTAAGGAAACTGTGCGACACCCCTCCGCTCGCTCCCCAAGCTCACACTCACAACCTGGCATACTATGACAACATTATCTGTCAG CGGCCATCAACAGCCAGCTATACCTGGGAATATAAACCCAGATACCCCTATAATAACTTTCAG CAGCTGCATTCCACGTGCACT GATGACCCTCAGAAGCAGGAGGACCCAGCAAAGTCCGCCCAAGCTAAGGAAGAGGGTTCAATGAACATCCTCAACTCTCATTCCCCCAAACACGAGAACAACCGTCCAACCTCTGTCGCCCACGACCAGGGCCACACCCCTAACAACACAGAGGAGAACGCCGAGGTAAACTCGCTCCAGAACAACCTAGTATAA
- the cspg5b gene encoding chondroitin sulfate proteoglycan 5b isoform X6: MARSDSRLCTWQVILTISMVIVPLSAHGRHSLSRHHHHHNQSSVNKEALNTRMVLSDDSAERDHLIGLGAKLPLSATKHHRSHKHAHLDVAEEDPPVGEELTAGGAGPDQPGNPMSDEVITVEFHSPAPDVVPSDIDLDWAKAPQPQKQKGGDPTAWTLSDFYDYLSPDNDVSALDATPEPEPTPSPPPDMEDENPLLAGSPAVPENVRPNVDSGPSVPAPSMPAPDKDDGLGLGGAMGADGCRLGYVRSGPGVCVSQCDIEPNFCLNGGVCTVVAGMGAFCRCNVQEYIWNKGTRCDWAITEFQVMCVVVGMASVVLIFLFMIIVCFAKKLHRLKNENKRLRKRSKYRPQSSEPQTDGLSVSTTADGSQPNDDPQKQEDPAKSAQAKEEGSMNILNSHSPKHENNRPTSVAHDQGHTPNNTEENAEVNSLQNNLV, translated from the exons ATGGCGCGCAGTGACAGTCGTTTGTGCACCTGGCAGGTGATACTGACCATCTCAATGGTCATCGTCCCCCTGTCTGCTCACG GGAGGCATTCTCTGTCAAGGCACCATCATCACCACAACCAATCATCTGTCAACAAGGAGGCCTTGAACACCAGGATGGTGCTCAGTGATGACTCGGCAGAGAGGGACCACCTGATTGGGCTTGGGGCTAAACTCCCACTCAGCGCCACGAAACATCACCGTTCTCATAAACATGCCCACCTAGACGTTGCTGAGGAAGACCCACCTGTGGGGGAGGAGCTCACTGCCGGTGGGGCGGGTCCAGACCAGCCCGGAAACCCAATGTCTGATGAAGTCATCACCGTGGAGTTTCACAGCCCTGCGCCGGATGTTGTGCCCTCTGACATTGATCTGGATTGGGCCAAAGCCCCTCAACCCCAGAAGCAAAAAGGAGGAGACCCAACTGCATGGACGCTGTCTGACTTTTACGACTACCTGTCTCCTGATAACGACGTCTCAGCCTTGGATGCGACCCCAGAACCTGAGCCCACCCCTTCACCCCCGCCTGACATGGAAGATGAGAACCCTCTCCTGGCTggttctcctgctgttcctgaAAATGTGCGGCCTAACGTGGACAGCGGGCCCTCCGTGCCAGCTCCCTCCATGCCGGCGCCAGACAAAGATGATGGGTTAGGCTTAGGTGGCGCCATGGGGGCCGACGGCTGCAGGCTTGGCTATGTTCGCTCTGGACCTGGagtctgtgtgtctcagtgtgacATTGAACCCAATTTCTGCCTCAATGGAGGAGTTTGCACTGTGGTGGCAGGAATGGGAGCTTTCTGCAG GTGCAATGTGCAGGAGTACATATGGAACAAAGGCACGCGCTGTGATTGGGCGATCACAGAGTTCCAGGTGATGTGCGTGGTTGTGGGCATGGCCTCAGTGGtgctcatcttcctcttcatgATCATTGTATGCTTTGCCAAGAAGCTGCACCGCCTCAAGAACGAGAACAAGCGCCTTCGCAAACGCAG TAAATACCGCCCACAGAGCAGCGAGCCACAGACAGACGGCCTGTCTGTGTCCACAACAGCCGACGGCTCGCAGCCAAAC GATGACCCTCAGAAGCAGGAGGACCCAGCAAAGTCCGCCCAAGCTAAGGAAGAGGGTTCAATGAACATCCTCAACTCTCATTCCCCCAAACACGAGAACAACCGTCCAACCTCTGTCGCCCACGACCAGGGCCACACCCCTAACAACACAGAGGAGAACGCCGAGGTAAACTCGCTCCAGAACAACCTAGTATAA
- the mrpl3 gene encoding 39S ribosomal protein L3, mitochondrial, translated as MSAMLAWSGRFLLQRGPGLISLRAAAESPAHSVFLYRTVKTTTWFDEHLTEDNQKFMRKSIAEEYRSQTAEKLNPLKDEPWPRHDWTEGSRRVGLVAVKLGMAPIWTKAGEKHVVTLLQVQDCHVIKHLSKEEFNGHTAALLVGGKNVSPFYRSEEHMEMFRNAGVPPKQKVTTFKVSDNAIIKPGTPLYAAHFRPGQYVDITAKSIGKGFQGVMKRYGFKGQPATHGSTKTHRRPGASGPGDAAKVFKGKKMPGMMGNISITAHGLKVWRVNTKYNVLYVNGSVPGHRNCVLKVRDTVLPNRKSSLHNPPFPTYFTEEEGDLEEDLYDENLFVQTEPSLNLT; from the exons ATGAGCGCAATGTTGGCGTGGAGCGGTCGGTTTCTTCTTCAACGGGGACCTGGACTCATCTCTCTCCGAGCAGCAGCTGAAAg TCCGGCACATTCAGTGTTTCTTTATAGGACAGTAAAGACCACAACGTGGTTTGATGAACACCTCACAGAGGATAACCAGAAGTTCATGAGGAAGAGCATAGCGGAGGAATACAGGAGTCAAACGGCTGAGAAGCTCAACCCGCTCAAAGATGAGCCCTGGCCGCGTCATGACTGGACAGAGG GTAGTCGAAGAGTTGGATTAGTAGCTGTGAAGTTGGGGATGGCTCCTATCTGGACGAAAGCAGGAGAAAAACACGTTGTCACCTTGTTACAG GTGCAGGACTGCCATGTAATTAAGCATCTGTCCAAGGAAGAATTTAATGGACACACCGCTGCCCTCTTGGTAGGAGGGAAAAACGTATCACCATTCTAT AGGTCTGAAGAGCACATGGAGATGTTCAGGAATGCAGGGGTGCCTCCGAAACAGAAAGTCACCACCTTTAAAGTCTCAGACAATGCCATCATCAAGCCAG GCACTCCTCTGTATGCAGCACATTTCCGTCCAGGCCAATACGTGGACATCACAGCCAAATC CATCGGTAAGGGTTTTCAAGGCGTAATGAAGCGGTACGGGTTCAAAGGACAGCCAGCCACCCACGGCTCAACCAAAACTCATCGCAGACCGGGGGCTTCTGGACCTGga GATGCAGCCAAAGTGTTCAAAGGGAAAAAGATGCCCGGCATGATGggaaacatctccatcacagcTCATGGGCTGAAg gtATGGAGGGTCAATACCAAGTATAATGTGCTGTACGTTAACGGCTCGGTCCCCGGACACAGGAACTGCGTGTTGAAG GTCAGAGATACTGTACTACCAAACAGGAAGTCCTCGCTGCACAACCCTCCTTTCCCGACCTACTTCACAGAAGAGGAAGGCGACCTGGAGGAAGACTTGTACGACGAAAACTTATTCGTTCAGACAGAACCATCGTTAAACCTGACCTGA
- the cspg5b gene encoding chondroitin sulfate proteoglycan 5b isoform X2, giving the protein MARSDSRLCTWQVILTISMVIVPLSAHGRHSLSRHHHHHNQSSVNKEALNTRMVLSDDSAERDHLIGLGAKLPLSATKHHRSHKHAHLDVAEEDPPVGEELTAGGAGPDQPGNPMSDEVITVEFHSPAPDVVPSDIDLDWAKAPQPQKQKGGDPTAWTLSDFYDYLSPDNDVSALDATPEPEPTPSPPPDMEDENPLLAGSPAVPENVRPNVDSGPSVPAPSMPAPDKDDGLGLGGAMGADGCRLGYVRSGPGVCVSQCDIEPNFCLNGGVCTVVAGMGAFCRCNVQEYIWNKGTRCDWAITEFQVMCVVVGMASVVLIFLFMIIVCFAKKLHRLKNENKRLRKRSKYRPQSSEPQTDGLSVSTTADGSQPNVRKLCDTPPLAPQAHTHNLAYYDNIICQRPSTASYTWEYKPRYPYNNFQQLHSTCTDDPQKQEDPAKSAQAKEEGSMNILNSHSPKHENNRPTSVAHDQGHTPNNTEENAEVNSLQNNLV; this is encoded by the exons ATGGCGCGCAGTGACAGTCGTTTGTGCACCTGGCAGGTGATACTGACCATCTCAATGGTCATCGTCCCCCTGTCTGCTCACG GGAGGCATTCTCTGTCAAGGCACCATCATCACCACAACCAATCATCTGTCAACAAGGAGGCCTTGAACACCAGGATGGTGCTCAGTGATGACTCGGCAGAGAGGGACCACCTGATTGGGCTTGGGGCTAAACTCCCACTCAGCGCCACGAAACATCACCGTTCTCATAAACATGCCCACCTAGACGTTGCTGAGGAAGACCCACCTGTGGGGGAGGAGCTCACTGCCGGTGGGGCGGGTCCAGACCAGCCCGGAAACCCAATGTCTGATGAAGTCATCACCGTGGAGTTTCACAGCCCTGCGCCGGATGTTGTGCCCTCTGACATTGATCTGGATTGGGCCAAAGCCCCTCAACCCCAGAAGCAAAAAGGAGGAGACCCAACTGCATGGACGCTGTCTGACTTTTACGACTACCTGTCTCCTGATAACGACGTCTCAGCCTTGGATGCGACCCCAGAACCTGAGCCCACCCCTTCACCCCCGCCTGACATGGAAGATGAGAACCCTCTCCTGGCTggttctcctgctgttcctgaAAATGTGCGGCCTAACGTGGACAGCGGGCCCTCCGTGCCAGCTCCCTCCATGCCGGCGCCAGACAAAGATGATGGGTTAGGCTTAGGTGGCGCCATGGGGGCCGACGGCTGCAGGCTTGGCTATGTTCGCTCTGGACCTGGagtctgtgtgtctcagtgtgacATTGAACCCAATTTCTGCCTCAATGGAGGAGTTTGCACTGTGGTGGCAGGAATGGGAGCTTTCTGCAG GTGCAATGTGCAGGAGTACATATGGAACAAAGGCACGCGCTGTGATTGGGCGATCACAGAGTTCCAGGTGATGTGCGTGGTTGTGGGCATGGCCTCAGTGGtgctcatcttcctcttcatgATCATTGTATGCTTTGCCAAGAAGCTGCACCGCCTCAAGAACGAGAACAAGCGCCTTCGCAAACGCAG TAAATACCGCCCACAGAGCAGCGAGCCACAGACAGACGGCCTGTCTGTGTCCACAACAGCCGACGGCTCGCAGCCAAACGTAAGGAAACTGTGCGACACCCCTCCGCTCGCTCCCCAAGCTCACACTCACAACCTGGCATACTATGACAACATTATCTGTCAG CGGCCATCAACAGCCAGCTATACCTGGGAATATAAACCCAGATACCCCTATAATAACTTTCAG CAGCTGCATTCCACGTGCACT GATGACCCTCAGAAGCAGGAGGACCCAGCAAAGTCCGCCCAAGCTAAGGAAGAGGGTTCAATGAACATCCTCAACTCTCATTCCCCCAAACACGAGAACAACCGTCCAACCTCTGTCGCCCACGACCAGGGCCACACCCCTAACAACACAGAGGAGAACGCCGAGGTAAACTCGCTCCAGAACAACCTAGTATAA